The following are encoded in a window of Flavobacterium cupriresistens genomic DNA:
- the hemH gene encoding ferrochelatase codes for MKGVLLVNLGSPDSPTAKDVKPYLDEFLMDKYVIDVPYLLRAFLVRGIILRKRPEESAHAYAKIWWDGGSPLVVLSERMKKKVQPLTAVPVALAMRYGSMTIEKGLQELHDKGVTEVLLFPLYPQYAMASTLTILVLAEEIRKKKFPNMKFTDVPAFYNKPDYIKNVADSIEKNLKGFDYDQLVFSYHGIPERHVRKTDKTKSHKKFVTNEMCCEVGTPEAEFCYRTHCYETTRLVIERLGIPKDKYCVTFQSRLAGDKWLEPYTDVEIDKMPSRGINKIAVVTPAFVTDCLETLEEIAMRAKEDFEANGGKEFLAIPCLNDDDEWCETVSNWINDWAQVK; via the coding sequence ATGAAAGGCGTATTATTAGTAAACTTAGGATCTCCGGACAGTCCAACTGCAAAAGACGTAAAACCTTATTTAGATGAATTTTTAATGGATAAATACGTGATTGATGTTCCGTATTTATTGAGAGCCTTTTTGGTTAGAGGTATTATTCTAAGAAAAAGACCGGAAGAATCGGCACATGCCTATGCAAAAATTTGGTGGGATGGAGGCTCACCATTAGTAGTGCTTTCCGAGAGAATGAAGAAAAAAGTACAACCTTTAACGGCTGTCCCGGTTGCACTAGCGATGCGTTACGGATCGATGACAATCGAAAAAGGACTTCAGGAATTGCACGACAAAGGAGTTACTGAGGTATTGCTTTTTCCGCTGTACCCGCAATATGCGATGGCTTCGACTTTGACCATTTTAGTGTTAGCAGAAGAGATTCGTAAGAAGAAATTTCCAAACATGAAGTTTACGGATGTTCCTGCGTTTTACAACAAACCGGATTACATTAAAAACGTTGCCGATTCTATTGAGAAAAATCTAAAAGGGTTTGATTACGATCAGTTGGTTTTTTCTTATCACGGAATCCCGGAACGTCACGTTCGTAAAACAGATAAAACAAAATCACATAAAAAGTTTGTTACTAACGAAATGTGTTGCGAAGTCGGAACTCCCGAAGCGGAATTTTGCTACAGAACACATTGTTATGAAACGACACGTCTGGTAATAGAGCGATTAGGAATTCCAAAAGACAAATATTGTGTGACTTTCCAGTCCAGATTGGCCGGTGATAAATGGCTTGAGCCTTATACAGATGTCGAAATCGACAAAATGCCTTCAAGAGGAATTAATAAAATTGCAGTTGTAACCCCTGCCTTTGTTACCGATTGTTTAGAAACACTGGAAGAAATTGCAATGCGTGCCAAAGAAGACTTTGAAGCCAACGGAGGGAAAGAGTTTTTGGCCATTCCATGTTTGAATGATGATGACGAGTGGTGCGAGACAGTTAGTAACTGGATTAATGATTGGGCCCAGGTTAAATAA
- the hemA gene encoding glutamyl-tRNA reductase — MENNNAPKHLYFYSVGLSYKKADAEVRGKFSLDAIAKTRLLEQAKNEGIESLIVTSTCNRTEIYGFAEHPFQLIKLICDNSNGSVDAFQKVGFVYKNQEAINHMFRVGTGLDSQILGDFEIISQIKTSFSHSKSMNLANAFLERLVNAVIQASKKIKNETEISSGATSVSFASVQYILKNVADISNKNILLFGTGKIGRNTCENLVKHTKNEHITLINRTKDKAEKLAGKLNLIVKDYSELHLELQKADVVVVATGAQNPTVDKAILNLKKPLLILDLSIPKNVDENVEDLEGVTLIHMDYLSQLTDETLENRKLHIPAAEAIIEEVKEEFITWTKGRKFAPTINALKEKLNAIKNSELDFQSRKITDFNEEQAEIISARIIQKITTHFANHLKDDNTMVDESIEWIEKVFKIKAS, encoded by the coding sequence ATGGAAAACAACAACGCACCAAAACATCTTTATTTTTACTCAGTTGGTCTGAGTTACAAAAAAGCCGATGCAGAGGTCAGAGGTAAATTTAGTTTGGACGCAATTGCCAAAACGCGTCTATTAGAACAAGCCAAAAACGAAGGGATCGAAAGCTTAATCGTAACTTCGACCTGCAACAGAACTGAAATTTATGGTTTTGCAGAACACCCGTTTCAATTGATAAAGCTAATCTGCGATAACAGCAATGGTTCTGTTGATGCCTTTCAAAAGGTGGGTTTTGTTTATAAAAATCAGGAAGCGATTAATCATATGTTTCGCGTAGGAACAGGATTAGACAGTCAGATTTTGGGTGACTTCGAAATTATCTCTCAAATAAAAACCAGCTTTTCGCATTCAAAATCAATGAATTTGGCCAATGCTTTTTTAGAAAGATTGGTAAATGCAGTCATTCAGGCGAGTAAGAAAATCAAAAACGAAACGGAAATCAGTTCAGGTGCTACTTCGGTTTCTTTTGCATCTGTACAATACATTCTTAAAAATGTTGCCGACATCAGTAATAAAAACATCTTGTTGTTCGGAACCGGAAAAATCGGAAGAAATACTTGCGAAAATCTCGTAAAACATACCAAAAACGAACATATCACTTTAATTAACAGAACAAAAGACAAAGCCGAGAAATTGGCCGGAAAACTAAATCTGATTGTTAAAGACTACTCAGAATTACACCTTGAACTTCAAAAAGCCGATGTTGTTGTTGTGGCAACAGGAGCTCAGAACCCAACGGTTGACAAAGCGATTCTAAATCTTAAAAAACCATTATTAATTCTGGATCTTTCTATTCCGAAAAATGTAGATGAAAATGTAGAGGATTTAGAAGGTGTTACTTTAATCCACATGGATTATTTGTCTCAGCTGACAGACGAAACTTTAGAAAACCGTAAACTGCACATTCCTGCAGCAGAAGCGATTATCGAAGAGGTAAAGGAAGAATTTATAACCTGGACTAAAGGAAGAAAATTTGCTCCTACCATTAATGCTTTAAAAGAAAAACTGAATGCCATAAAAAATTCAGAACTGGATTTTCAAAGCAGAAAAATAACTGATTTTAATGAAGAACAAGCTGAAATCATCAGTGCAAGAATCATTCAGAAAATCACCACTCATTTTGCCAATCACTTAAAAGACGACAACACCATGGTCGATGAAAGCATCGAATGGATCGAGAAAGTCTTCAAAATAAAGGCTTCATAA
- a CDS encoding uroporphyrinogen-III synthase, with the protein MTKSIQILSTKTLSNIQKQELQKAGLELIEADFIQTANKPFEIKDLNDNLIFTSQNAVHSILADPNCEKLKSKNVFCVGLKTKILLSDSGFNVVAYTGYASDLAEIITLIYSQESYTFFSGNLRRETLPKALKDANVKLNEIQVYETSLTPQKIKTTADAILFFSPSGVDSYLKENTIKKETCFCIGETTAQALEKITKNIIIADQPTIEDVIEDVINEYK; encoded by the coding sequence ATGACAAAATCAATTCAAATACTGTCGACTAAAACGCTTTCGAACATTCAAAAGCAAGAACTGCAAAAAGCCGGTCTTGAACTTATCGAAGCCGATTTTATACAAACCGCAAACAAACCTTTTGAGATTAAAGACCTTAACGACAATTTGATTTTCACCAGTCAAAATGCTGTTCACAGTATTTTAGCAGATCCAAATTGTGAAAAATTAAAGTCTAAAAATGTTTTTTGCGTTGGGTTAAAAACTAAGATTCTTTTATCCGATAGCGGATTCAACGTTGTCGCTTACACTGGTTATGCCTCGGACTTGGCTGAGATCATCACCTTGATCTATTCTCAGGAAAGCTATACTTTTTTCAGCGGAAATCTTCGTAGAGAAACGTTGCCTAAAGCTTTAAAAGATGCCAATGTAAAGCTAAATGAGATTCAGGTTTATGAAACTTCATTAACTCCACAGAAGATAAAAACCACGGCAGATGCTATTTTGTTTTTTAGTCCTTCGGGCGTTGATAGTTATTTAAAAGAGAACACAATCAAGAAAGAGACTTGTTTCTGTATCGGAGAAACTACAGCTCAAGCATTAGAGAAAATTACAAAAAACATCATAATCGCCGATCAGCCTACTATTGAGGATGTGATTGAAGATGTGATCAACGAATATAAATAA
- the hemE gene encoding uroporphyrinogen decarboxylase, giving the protein MLKNDLFLRALKGETVQRPPVWMMRQAGRYLPEFRALRDKYDFFTRCETPELAAEITVQPIRRIAPDAAILFSDILVVPRAMGIHVELKDNLGPIIPDPIRTMEQVNQVFVPDVNETLGYVFDAIKLTKEMLNDEVPLIGFAGSPWTIFCYAVEGKGSKSFDTAKGFCFSNPVAAHTLLQKITDTTILYLKEKVKAGVNAVQIFDSWGGMLSPVDYQEFSWKYINQIIDALAEVTPVIVFGKGCWFALGEMGKSKASALGVDWTCSARNARYLSGGNITLQGNFDPSRLFSPIPTIKKMVHEMIDEFGKDKYIVNLGHGILPNIPVDHAKAFIDAVKEYGN; this is encoded by the coding sequence ATGTTAAAAAACGATCTATTTTTAAGAGCATTAAAAGGAGAAACTGTTCAACGTCCACCCGTATGGATGATGCGTCAGGCAGGAAGATATTTACCGGAATTTAGAGCTTTACGTGATAAATACGATTTCTTTACCCGTTGTGAAACTCCGGAATTGGCTGCAGAGATAACGGTTCAGCCTATTCGCAGAATTGCTCCCGATGCTGCTATTTTGTTTTCGGATATTTTGGTGGTACCTCGCGCTATGGGAATTCACGTTGAATTGAAAGATAACCTGGGCCCAATTATTCCGGATCCAATTCGCACAATGGAGCAAGTAAATCAGGTTTTTGTTCCGGATGTGAATGAAACTTTAGGGTATGTTTTTGATGCCATTAAATTGACTAAAGAAATGTTGAACGACGAAGTGCCTTTAATTGGTTTCGCCGGTTCACCTTGGACAATTTTCTGTTATGCTGTTGAAGGAAAAGGTTCTAAAAGTTTTGATACTGCGAAAGGATTCTGTTTTTCGAACCCGGTTGCAGCACATACTTTATTGCAAAAAATTACAGACACTACCATTTTATACTTAAAAGAAAAAGTAAAAGCAGGTGTTAATGCCGTTCAGATTTTTGATTCTTGGGGAGGAATGCTTTCTCCGGTTGATTATCAGGAATTCTCATGGAAATACATCAACCAAATTATTGATGCTTTGGCAGAGGTTACTCCGGTTATTGTTTTCGGAAAAGGATGTTGGTTTGCTTTAGGTGAAATGGGTAAAAGTAAAGCCTCGGCTTTGGGTGTAGATTGGACTTGTTCTGCAAGAAATGCACGTTACTTGTCTGGTGGAAACATCACACTTCAAGGAAATTTTGACCCGTCAAGATTATTTTCTCCAATTCCAACCATCAAGAAAATGGTTCACGAAATGATCGACGAATTCGGAAAAGATAAATACATCGTAAATTTAGGTCACGGAATTTTACCAAATATCCCTGTAGATCACGCCAAGGCATTTATTGACGCGGTGAAGGAATACGGGAATTAG
- a CDS encoding CopD family protein, producing MEYYNYLKSLHLIFVITWFAGLFYIVRLFVYQIEANEKPSPEKEILQAQYKIMAYRLWYIITWPSAVLASIFAFWMLFFTDLGNAWLKMPWMHVKLCFVFLLYLYHGKCHQIFKQLQNDEVKYTNNFMRLWNEGATIILFAVVFLVVLKSAINWIYGVIGIMAFSILIMLGFRFYKRIREKK from the coding sequence ATGGAATATTATAATTACCTAAAATCCTTACATCTTATTTTTGTAATTACCTGGTTTGCGGGATTGTTTTATATTGTACGTTTGTTTGTATATCAAATAGAAGCCAACGAAAAGCCTTCTCCTGAAAAGGAAATTTTACAGGCGCAATATAAAATTATGGCCTACCGTTTGTGGTATATTATCACATGGCCGTCTGCAGTTTTGGCAAGTATTTTTGCTTTTTGGATGCTGTTTTTTACAGATTTAGGAAACGCCTGGCTCAAAATGCCGTGGATGCACGTTAAATTGTGTTTCGTGTTTTTGTTGTATTTGTATCACGGCAAGTGCCATCAGATTTTCAAGCAATTGCAAAACGATGAGGTGAAATACACCAATAATTTTATGCGTTTGTGGAATGAAGGGGCAACGATTATATTATTCGCAGTCGTTTTTTTAGTAGTGCTAAAAAGCGCGATCAACTGGATCTACGGTGTAATCGGAATCATGGCATTCTCGATTTTAATCATGTTAGGTTTTAGATTTTATAAAAGAATTCGAGAGAAGAAATAG
- a CDS encoding AraC family transcriptional regulator, translating to MSSQEIIKIEDDFTLIRFQNDSPEPFFAQHEVGSGLIQFHFGIKGNAKFLFNQGNYALELKEEKSLLLYNPQKELPLHLELAPNSWVISVIVSIKKFHALFSAEADYITFLSPDNKDKKYYNEGNISPSMAIVLSQLFHYNLHPSIKNLYYKGKGYELLSLYFNRTEDPNAEQCPFLIDEDNVLKIRKAKEIIIANMAEPPGLQELADEIGLNLKKLKMGFKQIYGDTVYGFLFDYKMDFARKLLDSGSYNVNEVGLKIGYSTGSHFIAAFKKKFATTPKKYLMSINTNV from the coding sequence ATGAGTTCTCAGGAAATTATAAAAATTGAAGACGATTTTACGCTAATCCGTTTTCAGAATGACAGTCCGGAGCCATTTTTTGCACAGCATGAAGTTGGTAGTGGTCTGATACAGTTTCACTTCGGTATAAAAGGGAACGCTAAATTTTTATTCAATCAGGGTAATTATGCTTTGGAATTGAAGGAAGAAAAATCGCTGCTTTTATACAATCCGCAGAAAGAATTACCACTTCATTTAGAACTTGCTCCAAATTCATGGGTGATTTCTGTAATTGTTTCAATAAAGAAATTTCATGCGTTATTTTCTGCCGAAGCTGATTATATTACTTTTTTAAGTCCTGATAATAAGGATAAAAAGTATTATAACGAGGGAAATATTAGTCCGTCTATGGCGATTGTATTGAGTCAGTTGTTTCATTATAATCTGCATCCGTCTATTAAAAATCTGTATTATAAAGGAAAAGGATACGAATTGTTGAGTCTGTATTTTAACAGAACCGAAGACCCAAATGCAGAGCAATGTCCGTTTTTGATTGATGAAGACAATGTTTTGAAAATCAGGAAAGCCAAAGAAATCATTATAGCCAATATGGCCGAACCACCAGGTTTACAAGAACTGGCGGATGAAATTGGATTGAATTTGAAGAAACTAAAGATGGGTTTCAAACAAATTTACGGCGATACCGTTTATGGTTTTCTGTTTGATTACAAAATGGATTTCGCCAGAAAACTACTTGACAGCGGTTCTTATAATGTAAACGAAGTTGGATTGAAAATTGGTTACAGTACAGGAAGTCACTTTATTGCGGCGTTCAAGAAAAAGTTTGCCACAACTCCAAAAAAATATTTGATGTCGATTAATACAAATGTTTAG
- a CDS encoding GNAT family N-acetyltransferase, translated as MSNTDWKTDRIKNILPQEFYQLIDKNKSHIAQTFPLTLANSDTLKKTEGFLTVNLEKEKNKEGYFFFARAIETNALIGYLCVKSIDYRNSKCELGYFIDEDFQGKGIISKMASDALDFCFNELLMNKVFICTSEINFASQQIALKNNFKQEGILRDEFRNGAGELQNTVYFGLLKSEYENNER; from the coding sequence ATGAGTAATACCGATTGGAAAACTGACCGAATTAAAAACATTCTTCCCCAAGAGTTCTACCAACTTATTGACAAGAATAAAAGTCATATTGCACAAACCTTTCCGCTAACACTGGCCAACTCTGACACGCTAAAGAAAACAGAGGGCTTCCTGACTGTCAATCTTGAGAAAGAGAAAAACAAAGAAGGTTATTTCTTTTTCGCAAGAGCAATCGAAACCAATGCTTTAATTGGTTATCTGTGTGTAAAGTCTATAGATTATCGCAACTCTAAATGCGAACTCGGTTATTTCATTGACGAAGATTTTCAGGGAAAAGGAATAATATCAAAAATGGCGTCTGATGCGCTTGATTTTTGTTTCAATGAATTATTGATGAATAAAGTTTTCATCTGTACTTCAGAAATTAATTTCGCAAGTCAGCAGATTGCATTAAAAAACAACTTCAAACAAGAAGGAATTTTACGCGACGAATTTAGAAACGGTGCTGGCGAATTGCAGAACACCGTTTATTTCGGCTTGCTTAAATCAGAATACGAAAACAATGAAAGATAA
- a CDS encoding enoyl-CoA hydratase/isomerase family protein, whose translation MNYENLLISIEENIATVTINRPTKLNALNKATISDLNKAIKLLGKNNDVRVIVLTGSGEKAFVAGADISEFANYTIIEGAQLAAEGQEALFDHIENLKKPVIAAVNGFALGGGLELAMACHFRVASENAKMGLPEVSLGLIPGYGGTQRLPQLVGKGRAMELIMTAGMLTAEEAKQYGLVNHVVPQAELLEFTKGIAQKIIKNAPFAISKAIKSINANFVDGKNGFETEIKSFGKCFGTQDFKEGTTAFLEKRKPEFTGK comes from the coding sequence ATGAACTACGAGAATCTTTTAATTTCTATTGAAGAAAATATTGCAACCGTTACTATTAACAGGCCAACGAAACTAAATGCGTTAAACAAAGCGACGATTAGTGACCTGAATAAAGCTATAAAATTGTTAGGTAAAAATAACGATGTCAGAGTTATTGTTTTGACCGGAAGCGGCGAAAAAGCATTTGTGGCGGGAGCCGATATTTCAGAATTTGCAAATTACACGATTATTGAAGGCGCACAATTGGCTGCCGAAGGACAGGAAGCGTTGTTTGATCATATTGAGAATTTGAAAAAACCGGTTATCGCTGCTGTCAATGGTTTCGCTTTAGGCGGAGGATTGGAATTAGCGATGGCATGTCATTTTAGAGTAGCCTCAGAGAATGCTAAAATGGGATTACCTGAAGTAAGTCTGGGACTAATTCCGGGATATGGAGGAACACAACGTTTGCCGCAGCTTGTTGGTAAAGGACGAGCGATGGAATTAATAATGACAGCCGGAATGCTTACTGCCGAAGAAGCTAAACAATACGGTTTAGTAAACCATGTAGTCCCTCAGGCAGAACTTTTAGAATTTACTAAAGGAATTGCACAAAAAATCATCAAAAATGCTCCTTTTGCAATCAGTAAAGCCATCAAGTCTATCAATGCGAATTTTGTGGATGGTAAAAATGGTTTTGAAACTGAAATAAAGTCATTCGGAAAATGTTTCGGAACGCAGGATTTTAAAGAAGGAACTACCGCTTTTTTGGAGAAAAGAAAACCTGAATTTACAGGGAAGTAA
- the hemC gene encoding hydroxymethylbilane synthase, whose product MNKKVIRIGTRDSELALWQAHTVEKQLNDLGYETSIVAVKSTGDIILDKPLYELGITGIFTKTLDIAMINGDVDIAVHSMKDVPTALPKGIVQAAVLERANVLDILVHKGNPDFTTPSTIATGSLRRQAQWFNKYPNHTVVDLRGNVNTRMQKLQDNNWDGAVFAAAGLERINLKPQNCIDLDWMIPAPAQGAMLVVAMENDNYTLDALSQLNHIETEICTYIERQFLRTLEGGCTAPIGALVTYNEDEDTLHFQGVLLSIDGKQKLEINKTVGIEEWKKLGFFAAQEILNNGGTELMQTIKESLKK is encoded by the coding sequence ATGAACAAAAAAGTAATAAGAATTGGAACGCGCGATAGCGAATTAGCACTTTGGCAAGCACATACCGTCGAAAAACAACTTAACGATTTAGGTTATGAAACCTCAATTGTAGCGGTAAAATCTACCGGTGATATTATTCTCGACAAACCTCTTTACGAACTTGGAATTACAGGAATTTTCACCAAAACCTTAGACATTGCTATGATTAATGGTGATGTTGATATTGCGGTACATTCGATGAAAGACGTTCCGACCGCTTTGCCAAAAGGAATCGTTCAGGCGGCAGTTCTGGAAAGAGCCAATGTGCTGGATATTTTAGTTCATAAAGGAAATCCTGATTTTACTACACCAAGTACCATCGCCACCGGAAGTCTTAGACGTCAGGCGCAATGGTTCAATAAATATCCTAATCATACTGTGGTTGACTTACGTGGAAACGTAAACACCCGCATGCAAAAATTACAAGACAATAACTGGGATGGAGCTGTTTTTGCCGCTGCAGGTTTGGAGCGCATCAACCTAAAACCGCAAAACTGTATCGATTTAGATTGGATGATTCCTGCGCCGGCTCAAGGAGCAATGCTTGTCGTGGCAATGGAAAATGACAATTATACTCTGGATGCATTATCCCAATTAAATCATATTGAAACTGAAATTTGTACCTATATCGAGCGTCAGTTTTTAAGAACCTTAGAAGGTGGTTGTACTGCGCCAATTGGAGCTTTGGTCACGTATAATGAAGATGAAGACACCCTTCACTTTCAAGGTGTTCTACTTTCTATTGATGGAAAACAAAAACTGGAAATCAACAAAACTGTTGGAATTGAAGAATGGAAAAAACTAGGATTCTTTGCCGCTCAGGAAATCCTGAACAATGGCGGAACCGAATTGATGCAAACAATTAAAGAATCTCTGAAAAAATAA
- a CDS encoding ATP-binding protein, producing MIVLIVVASFLLASISIIQFKNEAKEYHQERLERKENAVKEHINYVLSTTTYPLKTGNLDLIFKDKIHELAQIHKIEINIYSLDGKLLKSSKESFAVDKAPPPIPEYILKLVRSSIEKRFVDIKTIDGVKNRSSYSLIKDEKFKPLGILNLPYLEDDGYYDNELNTFLIRLSQVYSFMLLVAFALAYFLSTYITKSLKTISDRLEETNLDQKNEKIVLEANSKEVNFLIKAYNGMVDKLETSAIKLAQSEREEAWREMAKQVAHEIKNPLTPMRLTVQSFQRKFDPTVPDVKQKLNDYSETLIQQIDTMTAVASAFSNFASMPAQQNETLNVVEVVELALDIFNEDYIVFESQEEEIISKMDRTQLIRVITNLVKNATQAIPENQTQKSILVTVKRRNNNVEIAVKDNGVGIQKQDTSRIFEPKFTTKTSGMGLGLGIIKNIIENYKGTITFESTYGKGTTFRVSLPIINS from the coding sequence ATGATTGTATTGATTGTTGTGGCATCTTTTTTATTGGCGTCTATTTCGATTATTCAGTTTAAAAATGAAGCCAAAGAATACCATCAGGAACGTTTAGAGCGCAAGGAAAATGCGGTAAAAGAACACATCAATTATGTGTTGTCGACTACAACTTATCCGCTGAAAACCGGGAATCTGGATTTAATTTTTAAAGATAAAATCCACGAATTAGCTCAGATTCATAAAATTGAGATCAATATTTACAGTTTGGACGGAAAATTGCTAAAATCGTCCAAAGAGTCTTTTGCTGTGGATAAAGCACCACCGCCAATTCCGGAATACATTCTTAAATTGGTTCGCTCTTCTATCGAAAAGCGTTTTGTAGATATCAAAACCATCGATGGAGTCAAGAACAGATCTTCCTATAGCTTAATTAAGGACGAAAAATTCAAACCCTTGGGGATTTTGAATCTCCCTTACCTCGAAGATGACGGCTATTATGACAATGAATTAAACACCTTTTTGATTCGTTTGAGTCAGGTGTACTCGTTTATGCTTCTGGTAGCTTTTGCCTTAGCCTACTTTTTATCGACCTATATTACGAAATCATTGAAAACCATTTCAGACCGATTGGAAGAAACCAATTTAGATCAGAAGAATGAGAAAATTGTTTTGGAGGCGAATAGCAAAGAAGTAAACTTCCTGATCAAAGCCTATAATGGAATGGTGGATAAACTGGAGACCAGTGCTATAAAACTTGCCCAGAGTGAGCGGGAAGAAGCATGGAGGGAAATGGCAAAGCAGGTGGCGCATGAGATTAAAAATCCGCTAACGCCAATGCGTCTGACGGTGCAGAGTTTTCAACGAAAGTTCGATCCCACAGTTCCCGATGTCAAACAAAAGCTGAATGATTACTCCGAAACGCTGATTCAGCAAATTGATACCATGACGGCCGTGGCTTCGGCATTTTCGAATTTTGCATCTATGCCGGCGCAACAGAACGAAACCTTAAATGTAGTGGAGGTTGTGGAGTTGGCATTGGATATTTTTAATGAAGATTATATCGTCTTTGAAAGTCAGGAAGAGGAAATTATCTCTAAAATGGATCGTACACAATTGATCCGTGTGATTACCAATCTGGTTAAAAATGCCACACAAGCTATTCCGGAGAATCAAACTCAGAAATCTATTTTAGTTACCGTGAAACGTCGGAATAATAATGTTGAAATAGCGGTAAAAGATAATGGAGTTGGAATTCAAAAACAGGATACCAGCAGAATTTTTGAACCCAAGTTCACCACCAAAACTAGCGGAATGGGTCTTGGACTAGGAATTATAAAAAACATAATCGAAAATTACAAAGGAACAATTACCTTTGAATCAACATATGGAAAAGGAACTACATTCAGAGTTTCTTTACCAATCATAAACTCTTAA
- a CDS encoding PDDEXK nuclease domain-containing protein, whose translation MKNLPTNYHQTLLLLKERIKLAQYQSLSLVNTELISMYLDFGRVLSEKLKSGWGESIVDNLSKDLQSEYVGVKGFSSRNLRRMRLVFEEIEHNSIWSQLVSKIPWGHTNVIFSKVKDSEKRTFYLQKCQERGWSRAVLEEEIKFDSFTKTNEFQNNFSTRVSESKLIEYRLEFKDEYNLSFLNLEDIHSERELENAIVNNITKTLGQFGNDFAFMGRQFRLELDEKEYFVDILFYHRKLKSMIAIELKTSEFKPEHSQQLNWYLQLLDKTIKYPEDNQSIGILLCKTKSKLTVEYALEMANKPMGVATYSYRQLPEDIARYLPTEQEFESILKSNFE comes from the coding sequence ATGAAAAATTTGCCCACAAATTATCATCAAACACTTCTTCTATTAAAAGAGAGAATTAAACTTGCTCAATATCAAAGTTTATCTCTTGTTAATACAGAGTTGATTTCGATGTATCTTGATTTTGGAAGAGTGCTTTCTGAGAAATTAAAGTCAGGGTGGGGAGAAAGTATAGTCGATAATTTGTCTAAAGATTTACAATCAGAATACGTTGGAGTTAAAGGGTTTTCTTCCCGAAATTTGAGAAGAATGAGGCTTGTTTTTGAGGAGATAGAGCATAATTCAATTTGGTCACAGCTTGTGTCCAAAATACCTTGGGGACATACAAATGTTATATTTTCTAAAGTAAAGGATTCCGAAAAAAGAACTTTTTATCTTCAAAAATGCCAAGAAAGAGGTTGGAGTAGAGCTGTTTTAGAAGAAGAAATAAAATTTGATAGTTTTACAAAAACAAATGAATTTCAGAATAACTTTTCCACAAGAGTATCAGAGAGCAAATTAATTGAATATAGGTTAGAATTTAAAGATGAATACAATTTATCGTTTTTAAATCTTGAAGATATACATAGCGAACGAGAATTGGAGAATGCAATTGTAAATAATATCACAAAAACATTAGGACAGTTTGGTAATGATTTTGCTTTTATGGGAAGGCAGTTTAGACTTGAATTGGATGAAAAGGAATATTTTGTTGATATTCTTTTTTATCATAGAAAATTGAAATCAATGATTGCAATTGAACTTAAAACTTCAGAATTTAAACCGGAACATAGCCAACAACTTAATTGGTACTTACAATTATTAGATAAAACAATAAAATATCCTGAAGACAATCAAAGTATAGGAATATTACTTTGTAAAACGAAGAGTAAATTGACTGTTGAGTACGCATTAGAAATGGCTAATAAACCAATGGGTGTAGCGACATATAGTTACCGTCAATTGCCCGAAGACATTGCGAGATATCTTCCTACTGAACAAGAATTTGAAAGCATACTAAAATCTAATTTTGAATAA